The following are encoded together in the Pedobacter sp. D749 genome:
- a CDS encoding family 43 glycosylhydrolase, which translates to MKYSRIKYTILLLLICLSGKIIAQPKKTSGQKAQSKENVAYLFTYFTGNSKAEEAIRFAVSTDGYHYSALNNNNAIISSEKISSTGGVRDPHILRGEDGKTFYMVATDMVSANGWNSNRAMVLLKSNDLIHWTSAVVNIQKRFPNNENLLRVWAPQTIYDKTAKKYMVYWSMKNGDDPDKIYYAYANVDFTDLETTPKQLFFSPTNGSCIDGDIIYDKGKYNLFFKTEGNGNGIKKAVSDKLTEGYVLQDKYLQQTKEAVEGAGVFKLNHGDEYILMYDVYMKGRYQFTKSKDLTNFSVVDQDVTMDFHPRHGTILPINQQELSRLLKQWYTVESVLHTTKNKAINQNNIVLDSVNQKLYLPVNYGTDLKTFDPQFNTFNQISILPKGKLDFSKGPVKIKVSIPGQQAKTFEVIVAVANNPVLKGYYADPEILYSNKTSKYYIYPTSDGFNNWSGTYFKTFSSTDLVNWKDEGKILDLEKDVSWAKRNAWAPTIIEKKVNGKYKYFYYFTAAQKIGVAVADDPAGPFKDSGKALIASKPKGIKGGQEIDPDVFNDPKTNKSYLYWGNGYMAVAPLNDDMISIDTTAIKIITPNNDFREGTEVFYRNGKYYFLWSEDDTRSENYRVRYGFSDSPTGKITIPKNNLILAKDAPQGIYGTGHNSVIKVNGRDEWYMVYHRFTRPKGISMGDAAGFNREVCIDKMEFNTDGTIKPIKPTVNGIKPIH; encoded by the coding sequence ATGAAATATTCACGAATAAAATATACTATTCTTTTATTACTGATATGTTTATCAGGAAAAATAATCGCACAACCTAAAAAAACTTCTGGTCAAAAAGCCCAATCAAAAGAGAATGTGGCTTACTTATTTACCTATTTCACCGGAAATTCGAAAGCAGAAGAAGCCATTCGTTTTGCAGTGAGTACCGATGGTTATCATTACAGCGCATTAAATAACAATAACGCAATCATTTCTTCAGAAAAGATTAGCAGCACTGGTGGCGTTCGCGACCCACATATTCTGCGCGGTGAAGATGGCAAAACCTTTTACATGGTGGCTACTGATATGGTTTCGGCTAATGGCTGGAACTCGAACAGGGCCATGGTATTGTTGAAATCAAATGATCTGATCCATTGGACATCGGCAGTTGTTAATATTCAAAAACGTTTTCCGAATAACGAAAACCTGCTGCGCGTTTGGGCTCCGCAAACCATCTATGATAAAACAGCCAAAAAATATATGGTTTATTGGTCGATGAAGAATGGCGATGATCCTGATAAAATTTATTACGCTTATGCCAACGTGGATTTTACCGACCTCGAAACTACTCCAAAACAGCTCTTTTTTAGTCCAACCAATGGCTCTTGTATCGATGGAGATATTATTTACGATAAGGGTAAATACAATCTGTTCTTTAAAACAGAAGGTAATGGTAATGGCATTAAAAAAGCAGTTTCTGATAAATTAACAGAAGGTTACGTATTACAGGATAAATACCTTCAACAAACTAAAGAAGCGGTAGAAGGAGCCGGTGTTTTTAAACTGAACCATGGCGATGAATATATCCTGATGTATGATGTATACATGAAAGGCCGTTACCAGTTTACCAAGAGTAAAGATTTGACAAATTTTAGTGTGGTAGATCAGGATGTTACAATGGATTTTCATCCAAGGCACGGAACTATTTTGCCGATTAATCAGCAAGAGTTAAGCCGTTTGCTTAAACAGTGGTATACAGTCGAGTCTGTTCTACATACCACAAAAAATAAGGCAATCAACCAAAATAACATTGTTCTGGATAGTGTGAACCAAAAACTTTATCTACCTGTAAATTATGGCACAGATCTAAAGACTTTTGATCCGCAGTTTAATACCTTTAACCAAATCAGCATCCTGCCAAAAGGAAAACTGGATTTTTCTAAAGGCCCTGTAAAAATTAAGGTGAGCATTCCTGGTCAGCAAGCTAAAACTTTCGAGGTAATTGTTGCAGTAGCGAATAACCCTGTGCTAAAAGGCTATTATGCCGATCCTGAGATTTTATATTCCAATAAAACTTCTAAATATTATATCTATCCAACCAGTGATGGATTTAACAATTGGAGCGGTACTTATTTTAAAACTTTTTCCTCAACAGATCTGGTTAACTGGAAAGATGAAGGCAAAATATTAGATCTTGAAAAAGACGTTTCATGGGCAAAAAGGAATGCCTGGGCACCTACTATTATCGAAAAGAAAGTAAATGGAAAATATAAATATTTCTATTATTTCACAGCTGCACAGAAAATTGGTGTTGCTGTTGCTGATGATCCGGCAGGACCATTTAAGGATAGTGGCAAAGCTTTAATTGCGAGCAAGCCAAAAGGAATTAAAGGTGGTCAGGAGATTGATCCGGATGTGTTTAACGATCCTAAAACCAATAAAAGTTATTTGTACTGGGGAAATGGCTACATGGCTGTTGCACCATTAAATGATGATATGATTTCGATTGATACCACTGCGATTAAAATTATTACCCCAAATAATGATTTCAGAGAAGGCACAGAAGTGTTTTATAGAAATGGGAAATATTATTTTTTATGGTCGGAAGATGATACCCGAAGTGAGAATTACAGGGTAAGATATGGTTTTTCTGACTCGCCTACAGGAAAAATAACCATTCCGAAAAATAATCTGATTTTGGCAAAAGATGCACCTCAGGGTATCTACGGTACAGGGCACAACAGTGTGATTAAAGTAAATGGCAGAGACGAATGGTATATGGTTTACCACCGTTTTACCCGGCCAAAAGGAATTTCAATGGGAGACGCTGCAGGCTTCAACCGCGAAGTTTGTATTGACAAGATGGAATTTAATACTGATGGAACCATTAAGCCTATAAAACCAACTGTAAATGGCATTAAACCAATACACTAA
- a CDS encoding glycoside hydrolase family 88 protein, which produces MNSKLYKVLFLLFFLTSGAVNAQSQLSKEEVLEMINRANIYWQSNNKPEVRAFWDHAAYHTGNMEAYEVTKNEAYRKYSEDWAGYNKWMGAKSTDKSNWKYKYGETDEHVLFGDWQICFQTYIDLYHLKPEEYKIARAKEVMQYEMSTPNNDYWWWADGLYMVMPVMTKLYKVTGDQKYLDKLYEYFMYANSIMYDKKEKLYYRDAKYVYPKHKSANGKKDFWARGDGWVFAGLAKVLKDLPLTDPHRNEYLTKYRNMAKAIVKSQQAEGYWTRSILDPQHAPGPETSGTAFFTYGLLWGINNGYLKEKNYLPAAQKAWTYLTKTALQPDGKLGYVQPIGEKAIPGQVVDVNSTSNFGVGAFLLAGSEMYRYLSKDAKF; this is translated from the coding sequence ATGAATTCAAAATTATATAAAGTGCTTTTCTTACTCTTTTTCTTAACCAGCGGAGCGGTAAATGCCCAGAGCCAGCTGTCAAAAGAAGAAGTGCTGGAAATGATTAACCGGGCAAATATTTATTGGCAAAGCAACAATAAACCCGAAGTGCGTGCCTTTTGGGATCACGCAGCTTATCATACCGGGAACATGGAGGCCTATGAGGTTACCAAAAACGAAGCATACCGAAAATATTCAGAAGATTGGGCCGGATACAATAAATGGATGGGCGCAAAATCTACCGATAAATCCAATTGGAAATATAAATATGGCGAAACAGATGAACATGTACTGTTTGGCGATTGGCAAATCTGCTTTCAAACCTATATCGATCTATACCACTTAAAACCCGAAGAATATAAAATCGCCAGGGCAAAAGAGGTAATGCAATACGAAATGAGTACACCCAATAACGATTATTGGTGGTGGGCAGACGGCTTGTACATGGTAATGCCAGTGATGACCAAACTTTATAAAGTAACCGGCGATCAAAAATACCTGGATAAACTCTACGAATATTTTATGTATGCCAACAGCATCATGTACGATAAAAAGGAAAAGCTTTATTACCGCGATGCCAAATATGTTTATCCGAAACATAAAAGTGCCAATGGCAAAAAAGATTTTTGGGCAAGGGGCGATGGCTGGGTGTTTGCAGGTTTGGCGAAAGTGCTAAAAGATCTGCCCCTTACAGATCCACACCGGAATGAATACCTAACCAAATACCGCAATATGGCCAAAGCAATTGTTAAAAGCCAGCAAGCAGAAGGCTATTGGACCAGAAGTATCCTCGATCCGCAACACGCGCCAGGACCTGAAACCAGTGGGACAGCGTTTTTTACTTATGGTTTGTTGTGGGGGATAAACAACGGCTATTTAAAAGAAAAAAACTATTTACCTGCAGCGCAAAAAGCATGGACATATTTAACTAAAACTGCATTACAACCTGATGGTAAACTGGGTTATGTACAACCGATTGGAGAGAAAGCCATTCCAGGTCAGGTGGTTGATGTAAATTCTACATCGAATTTTGGTGTAGGTGCATTTTTATTGGCAGGAAGCGAAATGTACCGCTATTTATCAAAGGACGCTAAATTTTAA
- a CDS encoding BNR repeat-containing protein: MYQYLNKNIFLICVFVSVSLISVAQETQLSTIASNGWANNSVNTVIFRKNSLISFKGSQYAAYYDHEQNVVLAKRKIGSTHWTSVITPYKGDATDAHKSISIMIDGDGFLHIAWGQHNNNLNYARSVSAGSLTLGKKEVMLSAKENKVSYPEFYKLTNGDLLFFYRDGGSGNGNLMINHYSLKTRKWTRIQDGMIDGEGQRNAYWQVAVDQVGTIHLSWVWRESPDVASNHDLCYAKSTDGGITWLKSTGEKYQLPITATNAEYTVKIPQKSELINQTSMFADAKGKVFIAGYWRGVNEAGPQYHLVFKTDNSWKVSNLNFRKTTFSLSGTGTKRIPISRPQIIVWSNGKHYAAGLLFRDAERGNKASIALNDHLGSENWIIKDLTKTSMGDWEPTYDTELWKTKGILSLFLQNVTQIDGEGKADHAPTKVQVLDWKPKK; the protein is encoded by the coding sequence ATGTATCAATACCTCAATAAAAATATATTTCTAATCTGTGTGTTCGTCAGTGTTAGTCTGATAAGTGTTGCACAAGAAACACAGCTGAGTACTATTGCCAGCAACGGTTGGGCGAACAATTCAGTAAATACAGTTATTTTTCGAAAAAATTCCTTAATTAGCTTTAAAGGCAGCCAGTATGCAGCTTACTATGATCACGAACAAAATGTGGTATTGGCCAAACGAAAAATCGGTTCTACCCATTGGACGTCGGTTATCACACCTTATAAAGGCGATGCTACCGATGCGCATAAATCAATCAGTATTATGATCGATGGGGATGGTTTTCTTCATATTGCCTGGGGCCAGCATAACAATAATTTAAACTACGCCAGATCAGTTTCAGCAGGTTCGTTAACTTTAGGCAAAAAAGAAGTTATGCTCTCCGCAAAGGAAAATAAAGTCAGTTATCCTGAGTTTTATAAGCTGACTAATGGCGATCTTTTGTTTTTTTACCGTGATGGGGGCTCTGGAAACGGAAACCTGATGATTAATCATTATAGTTTAAAAACCAGAAAGTGGACACGGATACAAGATGGAATGATTGATGGCGAAGGCCAGCGTAATGCCTATTGGCAGGTTGCAGTAGATCAGGTTGGAACCATCCATTTATCGTGGGTTTGGCGCGAAAGCCCTGATGTAGCCAGTAACCATGATTTATGTTATGCAAAATCAACCGATGGCGGCATCACCTGGTTAAAATCTACCGGCGAAAAATATCAGCTTCCCATTACCGCCACAAATGCAGAGTATACCGTAAAAATTCCACAGAAAAGTGAGTTGATTAACCAAACATCAATGTTTGCCGATGCGAAAGGTAAAGTATTTATTGCTGGTTACTGGCGCGGAGTGAATGAAGCCGGGCCTCAGTATCACCTTGTCTTTAAAACGGATAACAGCTGGAAAGTAAGTAACCTGAATTTTAGAAAAACGACGTTTAGCTTAAGTGGTACCGGTACCAAGCGGATTCCAATTTCGCGACCACAGATTATCGTTTGGTCAAATGGAAAACATTATGCCGCAGGTTTATTATTTAGAGATGCCGAACGCGGAAACAAGGCATCTATTGCTTTAAATGATCATCTTGGATCAGAAAACTGGATAATTAAAGACCTGACCAAAACCAGCATGGGCGATTGGGAACCTACGTATGATACTGAACTTTGGAAAACTAAAGGTATATTAAGCCTATTTTTACAAAATGTTACCCAAATAGATGGCGAAGGAAAAGCAGACCATGCGCCAACAAAGGTCCAGGTATTGGATTGGAAACCAAAAAAATAA
- a CDS encoding DUF2264 domain-containing protein: MRLKNILIAGLFIILAGGSVFAQKKAKNNKGAALTDRQFWLQQMDKMVKPVLYNLAKDSLRIVMPKVTSIHVDNKEHRIKVQYVEVLGRVLSGIAPWLQLEGGSAEEVALRKQYREWAIQGLKNALDSNAKDFMNFDIGGQQLVDASYVALALVRAPWLWENLDKKNQALMMQSIVTTRRFKPVFSNWLLFSAMNEAFLARFGYSWDSMRVDYALQQMEQWYTGDGMYSDGTSFAFDYYNSYVIHPYLATLANIIGTKTSSYKEMFGKIKKRNERYAIIQERLINADGTYPATGRSIIYRGAAFHHLADMAWRKALPKQLSPAQVRCALTAVIRKTLESPSTYKNGWLTIGLYGDQPNLGDFYNNQGSPYIASNIFLPLGLPASDPFWANPAEKWSAQKIWSGENFDNDHSVSLK, from the coding sequence ATGAGACTTAAAAATATCTTGATTGCAGGCTTATTCATCATTTTGGCTGGTGGATCTGTTTTTGCACAAAAGAAAGCCAAAAATAATAAAGGTGCAGCGCTAACTGACAGGCAGTTTTGGTTGCAGCAAATGGATAAGATGGTGAAACCTGTTTTATATAATCTGGCTAAAGACAGTTTGAGGATTGTGATGCCTAAGGTTACCTCTATCCACGTAGATAATAAAGAACACCGCATTAAAGTACAATATGTGGAAGTTTTGGGTAGGGTTTTAAGTGGTATTGCACCATGGTTACAGTTAGAAGGAGGTTCAGCTGAAGAAGTTGCCTTAAGGAAACAATATCGTGAATGGGCTATTCAGGGCTTAAAAAATGCCTTAGACTCTAACGCCAAAGATTTTATGAACTTTGATATTGGTGGGCAACAATTGGTAGATGCTTCCTATGTGGCACTTGCTTTAGTTCGTGCACCATGGCTATGGGAAAACCTGGATAAGAAAAACCAGGCATTGATGATGCAGTCTATTGTAACGACCAGAAGATTCAAGCCCGTTTTTTCTAACTGGTTACTGTTCTCAGCGATGAACGAGGCTTTTTTAGCCAGATTTGGTTACAGTTGGGACTCTATGCGTGTTGATTATGCTCTACAGCAAATGGAGCAATGGTACACAGGCGATGGAATGTATAGCGATGGAACATCATTCGCCTTCGATTATTACAATAGTTATGTAATCCATCCTTATCTGGCAACTTTAGCAAATATCATTGGTACTAAAACGAGCAGTTATAAGGAAATGTTCGGGAAAATTAAAAAACGTAATGAACGATATGCCATCATTCAGGAAAGATTAATCAACGCCGATGGCACTTATCCTGCAACTGGTCGCTCTATTATTTATCGTGGAGCTGCATTTCATCATTTGGCTGATATGGCCTGGAGGAAAGCACTGCCTAAACAGTTAAGTCCGGCACAGGTACGTTGTGCTTTAACAGCAGTAATCAGAAAAACTTTAGAGAGCCCATCAACCTATAAAAATGGATGGTTAACAATAGGTTTATATGGCGATCAGCCCAATCTCGGCGATTTCTATAACAACCAGGGTAGCCCATATATTGCTTCAAATATCTTCTTGCCTTTAGGGTTGCCGGCATCAGATCCTTTTTGGGCTAACCCGGCAGAAAAATGGAGTGCACAAAAGATCTGGAGTGGCGAGAATTTTGATAACGACCATAGTGTTAGTTTAAAATAA
- a CDS encoding hybrid sensor histidine kinase/response regulator transcription factor, whose protein sequence is MLFLWMGAGIGFAQSSLTVPLKYLGVESGLSNNVVNSLYLDHYGFMWMGTYDGLNRYDGYHFKVFRNGWGDEHSLVNNHITVLNGDENNRVWVGTQKGISYYDYADSKFHQLVYLDKGIKSEVSDAVNSIAISKASVVYVATEEKGLFMLKKNSGTAERIPFDKKFDFTVKALYADENQTLWLFIKDVGLCRYDLDKNTLRLVTPAVRSVTCITKGANQMLWVGTEHGLFQFDKTKGSLTRFNKHLSNENIMNLLFDRKQKLWISTDGGGIAVYDTKNQKTNYLSAGKEKGLLSSNSVAQVYEDRESRKWIATLRGGVNIIDPESEQFTTIKHDPLNRNSLINNFVLSFSEDEHKNIWIGTDGGGLSVWNRKQNVFTNYAKTSDPNSLTSNFVTSILNDTDHNVWVATFSGGIDRFNKTTGKFIHYNCYNTFKGIDDINIWKLYQDKQQNIWVGTTKGGALYRYNKSTDKFELFDHKLKDIHSLFQDSKGRLWAGNYTDLIEIDPINKRHHYTKINFAIRAIQEGLNHQLWIGTEGGGLLLFDPETKKIKRYIQSDGLPGNSVLNILQDKQGNLWCSTYNGLSKFDVTHHNFKNYYATDGLQSNQFNYNAALKLTNGDLLFGGIGGFNLFSPDSIKKNRRIPKMVLTDFRINNIPLDQDSGYKDISIVNLAHIEIPYNAAVISIDYAAIEFSFQDQISYAYYLEGWDRDWNYVNKLSTAYYSRLSEGEYKLHIKSTDTEGAWSNNEKIVFIRILPPWYRTWWAYAIYLIIGSSLFYLFQTYRSRQRRLKHEVELTNFKMEREKDLNEKKLNFFTNISHELRTPLTLIVNPIKDIIHKKDPGQEKNDLSVVYRNSRRLLSLVDQLLLFRKTESENDTLKIVRINLYKFTNEIFLCFNYLAKQNHIEYIFECEEEDLDIYADKDKLEIVFFNLLSNALKFTPKGGFVKFSVKSLGMRVHIEVSDSGPGIPAHVGEKLFDKFYKVMSNESLKMGFGIGLYLAKNFVELHQGKISFRSNQGIGTVFLIDIPVGEPNLQHSGVFQNELTYVNELIAQEEEAENNDTEHVGNLELLISDLHSILVVDDNLEIIDYIKQIFQDNFKIYKAENGTDGLKLCKEYLPDIVISDVNMDGLNGIELCKAIKDDSALSHIPVILLTGDPGPEVKLKGIEVGAYDFIGKPFDKELFTAKINSIIKNRTNLQSYFYNEITLKSDAHKVSQEDKGFLQKCIMIIEENLMEDNFNVKTMASDLGMSHSNLYKRIKATSGQSINGFIRFIRLRKAAELLINTNLNINEAAFRVGINDSKYFREQFQKLFKLTPSEFIKKHRKSFHKYYNVNATT, encoded by the coding sequence ATGCTATTTTTATGGATGGGCGCAGGTATTGGTTTTGCCCAGTCTTCTTTAACTGTTCCACTTAAATACCTTGGGGTAGAAAGTGGTCTGTCTAATAACGTGGTAAATTCCTTGTATCTGGATCATTATGGTTTTATGTGGATGGGTACTTATGACGGATTAAACCGTTACGATGGTTATCATTTCAAGGTTTTTAGAAATGGGTGGGGAGATGAGCATTCATTGGTGAATAACCATATCACAGTATTGAATGGAGATGAGAATAACAGGGTTTGGGTAGGTACGCAAAAAGGAATTTCATATTATGATTATGCCGATTCTAAGTTTCATCAATTGGTTTATCTGGATAAAGGCATAAAAAGTGAAGTAAGTGATGCTGTTAATTCAATTGCAATCAGTAAAGCTTCAGTTGTTTATGTGGCTACTGAAGAAAAAGGCCTGTTCATGCTCAAAAAGAATAGTGGTACAGCAGAACGGATCCCATTTGATAAAAAATTCGATTTTACAGTAAAGGCTTTATATGCAGATGAAAATCAAACCCTTTGGCTTTTTATAAAAGATGTTGGGCTTTGCAGGTATGATCTTGATAAAAACACACTTCGTTTAGTAACTCCTGCCGTACGCTCGGTAACTTGTATTACCAAAGGTGCTAACCAAATGCTTTGGGTTGGAACAGAACACGGACTTTTTCAGTTTGATAAAACCAAAGGTAGCCTGACCAGGTTTAACAAGCATTTAAGTAATGAGAATATTATGAATCTGTTGTTCGATCGGAAACAAAAACTCTGGATTTCGACCGATGGGGGAGGAATTGCCGTTTACGACACAAAAAATCAAAAAACGAATTACCTGTCTGCAGGAAAAGAAAAAGGCTTACTGAGCAGTAATTCTGTTGCACAGGTTTACGAAGACCGCGAATCCAGAAAGTGGATAGCAACCTTACGTGGCGGGGTTAATATCATTGATCCGGAAAGTGAGCAGTTTACCACGATTAAACATGATCCATTAAATAGAAATTCATTAATTAACAATTTTGTGCTCTCCTTTAGTGAAGATGAGCACAAAAACATTTGGATCGGAACTGATGGTGGTGGTTTAAGTGTTTGGAACCGGAAGCAAAACGTGTTTACTAATTATGCTAAAACCAGCGATCCAAACTCCTTAACCAGTAATTTTGTTACCAGTATTTTAAATGATACCGATCACAACGTGTGGGTGGCCACTTTTAGCGGAGGGATAGACAGGTTTAATAAAACAACCGGAAAATTTATCCATTATAACTGTTATAATACTTTTAAAGGTATTGATGATATTAATATTTGGAAGCTTTATCAAGACAAACAGCAAAATATTTGGGTAGGAACCACGAAAGGTGGCGCATTATACCGTTACAATAAGAGTACTGATAAATTTGAACTTTTTGACCATAAATTAAAAGATATTCACAGCTTGTTCCAGGATTCGAAAGGCAGGCTTTGGGCTGGGAATTATACCGATCTGATTGAAATAGATCCAATCAATAAAAGACATCATTATACAAAAATCAACTTTGCCATTAGGGCTATTCAGGAGGGTTTAAACCATCAACTATGGATTGGTACAGAAGGTGGAGGGTTACTGCTTTTTGATCCCGAAACCAAAAAAATAAAACGATATATCCAGAGTGATGGATTGCCGGGTAATTCGGTACTCAATATCCTCCAGGATAAACAAGGCAATTTATGGTGCAGTACCTACAATGGTCTGTCGAAATTTGATGTTACACACCATAACTTTAAAAACTACTATGCTACTGATGGTTTACAGAGCAATCAGTTTAACTACAATGCAGCCTTAAAGCTTACTAATGGTGATCTTTTATTTGGTGGAATTGGCGGCTTCAACCTGTTTTCGCCCGATAGCATAAAGAAAAACAGAAGGATACCTAAAATGGTGCTGACAGATTTCAGGATCAATAATATTCCGCTCGACCAGGATTCAGGTTATAAGGATATCTCTATCGTTAATTTAGCTCATATAGAAATCCCATATAATGCTGCGGTGATTTCTATCGATTATGCAGCCATAGAATTTTCTTTTCAGGACCAGATTTCGTATGCTTATTACCTGGAGGGGTGGGACAGAGACTGGAATTATGTAAACAAATTGAGTACCGCTTATTATTCCAGATTAAGTGAGGGCGAATATAAACTGCACATTAAAAGTACCGATACAGAAGGTGCCTGGAGCAACAACGAAAAGATCGTATTCATTCGGATTTTACCTCCCTGGTACCGTACCTGGTGGGCGTATGCCATTTATCTCATTATAGGATCTTCCCTGTTTTATCTTTTTCAAACTTATCGCAGCCGCCAGAGAAGATTAAAACACGAAGTGGAGCTTACCAATTTTAAAATGGAGCGTGAAAAGGACCTGAATGAGAAAAAGTTAAACTTCTTTACTAATATTTCTCACGAGCTTAGAACACCGTTAACCCTGATCGTTAATCCGATTAAAGATATTATCCATAAAAAAGATCCGGGGCAAGAGAAGAACGATTTAAGTGTAGTTTACCGCAATTCGAGGCGTTTATTAAGCTTGGTAGATCAGTTATTGCTATTTAGAAAAACGGAAAGTGAAAATGATACCTTGAAAATTGTAAGGATCAACCTATACAAATTTACAAACGAGATTTTCCTCTGCTTTAATTATCTGGCAAAGCAGAATCACATCGAGTATATATTTGAGTGCGAAGAAGAGGACCTGGATATTTATGCAGATAAAGACAAACTCGAAATTGTTTTTTTTAACCTGCTCTCTAATGCACTAAAATTTACACCAAAGGGCGGTTTTGTGAAATTTAGTGTTAAAAGCCTTGGTATGCGTGTGCATATTGAAGTGAGCGATAGTGGTCCGGGCATACCGGCGCATGTCGGTGAAAAGTTATTCGATAAATTTTATAAGGTCATGTCGAACGAATCGCTGAAAATGGGTTTCGGTATTGGCCTGTACCTGGCCAAAAACTTTGTAGAATTGCATCAGGGTAAAATTTCGTTCCGCTCCAATCAGGGAATAGGTACGGTATTTTTGATCGATATTCCGGTTGGAGAACCAAATTTGCAACACAGTGGTGTGTTTCAAAATGAATTAACCTATGTAAATGAACTTATTGCACAAGAGGAAGAAGCTGAAAATAATGACACCGAGCATGTAGGCAACCTCGAATTGCTTATCTCAGATTTACACTCAATTTTGGTTGTTGATGATAACCTGGAAATTATAGATTACATTAAACAGATTTTTCAGGATAACTTCAAAATTTACAAGGCCGAAAACGGTACCGATGGACTAAAGCTTTGTAAAGAATATTTGCCAGATATCGTGATATCTGATGTAAACATGGATGGCCTCAACGGTATCGAACTCTGTAAGGCGATTAAAGACGATTCTGCCCTAAGCCATATTCCTGTAATTCTGCTAACCGGCGACCCTGGTCCGGAAGTAAAACTTAAAGGAATTGAAGTTGGAGCCTACGATTTTATAGGTAAACCTTTCGATAAAGAGCTTTTTACAGCCAAGATTAATAGCATTATTAAAAACAGGACCAATCTTCAGTCTTATTTCTACAATGAAATAACCTTGAAGAGTGATGCCCACAAAGTCTCTCAGGAGGATAAGGGCTTTCTTCAAAAATGCATTATGATTATCGAAGAAAATTTAATGGAGGATAACTTTAACGTAAAAACAATGGCATCTGATCTTGGGATGAGTCATTCTAATCTCTATAAAAGAATCAAAGCTACTTCAGGCCAATCGATAAATGGTTTTATCCGTTTTATCAGGTTAAGAAAAGCTGCCGAATTATTAATCAATACCAATTTAAATATTAACGAAGCAGCTTTCAGAGTTGGCATAAATGATAGTAAATATTTTAGGGAGCAGTTTCAAAAGCTGTTTAAGTTAACGCCATCAGAGTTTATAAAGAAACACCGGAAAAGTTTTCATAAATACTATAATGTTAATGCTACAACATAA
- a CDS encoding glycoside hydrolase family 43 protein, translated as MNKRISFVLGFIAFSLCLNSFVSAQQTYTSFTPGKIWKDDKGVHINAHGGGIVEHKGVYYWFGEHKIEGEIGNTAQVGVHCYSSKDLYNWKDEGIALPVSNDLTSDIAKGCILERPKVVYNKKTKKFVMWFHLELLGKGYAAARSGVAVADRPTGPYTFIKSYRPNPGKMPFYASGTAEKDMVNCQQPANKSDGFFCRDLPGGQMARDMTVFVDDDGKAYHVFSSEENFTLHLAELTPDYLGHTGKFIRIYVGQQTEAPALFKKNGTYYMIGSGCTGWAPNPARWFKANNIWGPWSYMGNPCQGEGAKLTYGGQSTHVLPAPGKKGDFIFMADKWEPKNAIDGRYLWLPIKFEQDKISINWADEWDLSVFKK; from the coding sequence ATGAATAAGAGAATCAGTTTTGTTTTAGGATTTATCGCCTTTAGTTTGTGCTTAAACAGTTTTGTTTCTGCACAGCAAACCTATACCTCTTTTACCCCAGGTAAAATTTGGAAAGATGATAAAGGTGTTCATATCAATGCACATGGCGGCGGTATTGTGGAGCATAAAGGTGTTTATTATTGGTTTGGAGAACATAAAATTGAAGGAGAAATAGGAAATACGGCACAGGTAGGCGTGCATTGTTATTCATCGAAAGATTTATACAATTGGAAAGATGAAGGCATTGCCTTGCCGGTTTCAAACGATTTGACCAGTGATATTGCCAAAGGCTGTATCCTTGAAAGGCCTAAAGTAGTGTACAACAAGAAAACCAAAAAGTTTGTAATGTGGTTTCACTTAGAACTTTTGGGCAAAGGTTATGCAGCAGCCAGATCAGGTGTAGCTGTTGCCGATCGCCCAACCGGGCCATATACTTTCATTAAGAGTTATCGCCCAAATCCAGGTAAAATGCCTTTTTATGCATCAGGCACAGCCGAAAAAGATATGGTAAACTGCCAGCAACCAGCCAATAAAAGTGATGGCTTTTTCTGCAGGGATTTACCTGGCGGACAAATGGCAAGAGACATGACCGTTTTCGTTGACGATGATGGAAAAGCCTATCATGTATTTTCTTCCGAAGAGAATTTTACCTTGCATTTAGCAGAATTAACGCCAGATTATTTAGGGCATACCGGAAAATTTATCAGAATTTATGTAGGGCAGCAAACCGAAGCACCAGCTTTGTTCAAGAAAAATGGAACTTATTATATGATTGGTTCAGGCTGTACAGGCTGGGCGCCAAATCCGGCAAGATGGTTCAAAGCAAACAATATCTGGGGACCCTGGAGTTATATGGGAAATCCTTGCCAGGGCGAAGGTGCTAAACTAACTTATGGTGGGCAAAGTACACATGTATTGCCAGCACCAGGTAAAAAGGGAGATTTTATTTTTATGGCCGATAAATGGGAGCCAAAAAATGCAATTGATGGCCGTTATTTATGGTTGCCGATCAAATTTGAGCAGGATAAAATTTCGATAAACTGGGCAGATGAATGGGATCTGAGCGTGTTTAAAAAATAA